A genome region from Candidatus Neomarinimicrobiota bacterium includes the following:
- a CDS encoding molybdenum cofactor guanylyltransferase, with product MLTSISAFVLSGGYSRRFGTDKALYQYEGQSLIRYPLELLNEKFPTVSIVAKEAGKYEWLGFPVVPDIIDQQTPLVGVLSGMVNSNTDWNYFQACDMPFLQPGILDLLASRFEELNGETQALLPLTDQGVQPLAGFYRKNTIDSLREAISQDLSVREWVDTLVDVRKVNFGNALSYCNVNTVEDLDAVSA from the coding sequence ATGCTTACCTCAATTTCCGCATTTGTTCTATCCGGTGGTTACAGCCGCCGATTCGGTACTGACAAGGCCCTGTACCAGTACGAGGGGCAGTCGCTCATCCGCTATCCGCTCGAACTTCTCAACGAAAAATTCCCGACCGTCTCCATCGTCGCCAAAGAGGCTGGAAAATACGAATGGCTCGGTTTTCCTGTGGTTCCCGACATTATCGATCAGCAGACACCGTTGGTTGGGGTCCTCTCAGGGATGGTGAATTCGAATACGGACTGGAACTATTTCCAGGCGTGCGACATGCCGTTTCTGCAGCCGGGAATTCTGGATCTGCTTGCAAGCCGGTTTGAGGAGCTAAACGGCGAAACGCAGGCGTTGTTGCCGCTCACGGATCAGGGTGTCCAGCCGCTGGCGGGATTTTACCGGAAAAATACCATCGATTCCCTCAGAGAAGCAATCAGTCAGGATCTGAGCGTCCGGGAGTGGGTCGATACACTGGTTGATGTACGCAAGGTGAACTTCGGGAATGCCTTGTCCTA